The Coffea arabica cultivar ET-39 chromosome 1e, Coffea Arabica ET-39 HiFi, whole genome shotgun sequence genome has a window encoding:
- the LOC113709990 gene encoding SAC3 family protein C-like isoform X2, with the protein MAERGQPFRQARGGVTRRNLSSSRSSFFTKSATRYQPPQNCNLNIRRNSQHMDSSFNNPNGNVKDNSDNRSWIKDAADVIDEENNLPSLVGTCPFMCPVEERLQRERLRDLATFERLDGNPGKSSSNLAVKKFCRTISTREIQVSDVRPLSVLEGTLNHLFNLFHSSDHPFEVVHDFIFDRTRSIRQDLSMQNISNNRAITMYERMVKFHIISHQKLHRSSSSPNASSLLYLNLEQLTKSLMTLFNLYETNRISHSIYDNEPEFCSFYVLLQIHPDSKGEPLSLWFRNLPSAIMKSKQMCFARNLLRFFRLGNYKRFMYMMKSEASCLQCCIVEPYINEVRALAVSCLNQAGYKLQPFPLADLSNLLLLQESDVESFCNECGLETSSDEVGKRILAPKQSSFFHPRKGFQKYYPIHSEGLQGVSINLLDL; encoded by the exons ATGGCGGAGCGTGGTCAACCCTTTCGACAGGCAAGGGGGGGAGTAACAAGAAGAAATTTGTCCTCTTCCCGTTCTTCCTTTTTCACTAAATCCGCCACCCGTTATCAACCTCCTCAAAACTGCAACCTCAACATCAGAAGAAATTCACAACATATGGATAGTTCGTTTAACAATCCTAATGGGAATGTCAAGGATAATTCTGACAACAGGAGTTGGATTAAGGATGCTGCTGATGTTattgatgaagaaaataatcTTCCCAGCTTAGTTGGAACTTGCCCTTTTATGTGCCCAG TTGAGGAGAGGTTACAACGTGAGAGGCTACGAGATTTAGCCACATTTGAGAGGCTTGATGGGAATCCAGGGAAATCATCATCAAATCTTGCTGTTAAAAAG TTTTGCAGAACAATTTCAACTAGAGAGATACAAGTTTCTGATGTGCGGCCTCTCTCAGTGTTGGAAGGAACTCTGAACCACCTCTTCAACTTATTTCATTCAAGTGATCATCCTTTCGAGGTCGTTCATGACTTTATCTTTGATAGAACAAGATCCATAAGGCAAGATCTAAGTATGCAGAATATCTCCAATAATAGAGCAATCACAATGTATGAGAGAATG GTTAAATTTCATATTATATCCCATCAGAAGCTGCATAGATCTAGCAGCAGTCCGAATGCTTCTTCTCTGCTTTACCTCAACTTGGAGCAGCTAACAAAGTCGTTGATGACACTGTTTAATCTTTACGAAACCAATCGGATATCACATTCTATTTATGACAATGAGCCTGAATTCTGTTCATTTTATGTTCTTCTCCAAATTCATCCCGACAGCAAA GGTGAGCCCTTGTCCTTGTGGTTCCGCAATCTCCCCTCTGCAATTatgaaatcaaagcagatgtgCTTTGCCAGGAATCTTTTGAG ATTCTTTCGCTTGGGCAATTACAAGAGGTTTATGTATATGATGAAGAGCGAAGCATCCTGTCTCCAGTGCTGTATTGTTGAGCCTTACATCAATGAG GTTCGGGCACTAGCGGTAAGCTGTTTAAATCAGGCAGGATACAAGCTGCAACCTTTTCCGCTGGCGGACCTAtcaaatctccttttgttgcAG GAATCGGACGTTGAGTCTTTCTGCAATGAATGTGGTCTTGAGACCTCTTCTGATGAGGTAGGAAAACGGATCTTGGCACCTAAGCAATCAAGTTTTTTCCATCCAAGGAAAGGATTTCAGAAGTATTATCCTATACACTCTGAAGGATTACAGGG GGTATCTATCAACTTATTGGATCTTTGA
- the LOC113709990 gene encoding SAC3 family protein C-like isoform X1 produces the protein MAERGQPFRQARGGVTRRNLSSSRSSFFTKSATRYQPPQNCNLNIRRNSQHMDSSFNNPNGNVKDNSDNRSWIKDAADVIDEENNLPSLVGTCPFMCPVEERLQRERLRDLATFERLDGNPGKSSSNLAVKKFCRTISTREIQVSDVRPLSVLEGTLNHLFNLFHSSDHPFEVVHDFIFDRTRSIRQDLSMQNISNNRAITMYERMVKFHIISHQKLHRSSSSPNASSLLYLNLEQLTKSLMTLFNLYETNRISHSIYDNEPEFCSFYVLLQIHPDSKQGEPLSLWFRNLPSAIMKSKQMCFARNLLRFFRLGNYKRFMYMMKSEASCLQCCIVEPYINEVRALAVSCLNQAGYKLQPFPLADLSNLLLLQESDVESFCNECGLETSSDEVGKRILAPKQSSFFHPRKGFQKYYPIHSEGLQGVSINLLDL, from the exons ATGGCGGAGCGTGGTCAACCCTTTCGACAGGCAAGGGGGGGAGTAACAAGAAGAAATTTGTCCTCTTCCCGTTCTTCCTTTTTCACTAAATCCGCCACCCGTTATCAACCTCCTCAAAACTGCAACCTCAACATCAGAAGAAATTCACAACATATGGATAGTTCGTTTAACAATCCTAATGGGAATGTCAAGGATAATTCTGACAACAGGAGTTGGATTAAGGATGCTGCTGATGTTattgatgaagaaaataatcTTCCCAGCTTAGTTGGAACTTGCCCTTTTATGTGCCCAG TTGAGGAGAGGTTACAACGTGAGAGGCTACGAGATTTAGCCACATTTGAGAGGCTTGATGGGAATCCAGGGAAATCATCATCAAATCTTGCTGTTAAAAAG TTTTGCAGAACAATTTCAACTAGAGAGATACAAGTTTCTGATGTGCGGCCTCTCTCAGTGTTGGAAGGAACTCTGAACCACCTCTTCAACTTATTTCATTCAAGTGATCATCCTTTCGAGGTCGTTCATGACTTTATCTTTGATAGAACAAGATCCATAAGGCAAGATCTAAGTATGCAGAATATCTCCAATAATAGAGCAATCACAATGTATGAGAGAATG GTTAAATTTCATATTATATCCCATCAGAAGCTGCATAGATCTAGCAGCAGTCCGAATGCTTCTTCTCTGCTTTACCTCAACTTGGAGCAGCTAACAAAGTCGTTGATGACACTGTTTAATCTTTACGAAACCAATCGGATATCACATTCTATTTATGACAATGAGCCTGAATTCTGTTCATTTTATGTTCTTCTCCAAATTCATCCCGACAGCAAA CAGGGTGAGCCCTTGTCCTTGTGGTTCCGCAATCTCCCCTCTGCAATTatgaaatcaaagcagatgtgCTTTGCCAGGAATCTTTTGAG ATTCTTTCGCTTGGGCAATTACAAGAGGTTTATGTATATGATGAAGAGCGAAGCATCCTGTCTCCAGTGCTGTATTGTTGAGCCTTACATCAATGAG GTTCGGGCACTAGCGGTAAGCTGTTTAAATCAGGCAGGATACAAGCTGCAACCTTTTCCGCTGGCGGACCTAtcaaatctccttttgttgcAG GAATCGGACGTTGAGTCTTTCTGCAATGAATGTGGTCTTGAGACCTCTTCTGATGAGGTAGGAAAACGGATCTTGGCACCTAAGCAATCAAGTTTTTTCCATCCAAGGAAAGGATTTCAGAAGTATTATCCTATACACTCTGAAGGATTACAGGG GGTATCTATCAACTTATTGGATCTTTGA
- the LOC113709999 gene encoding uncharacterized protein C24B11.05 isoform X2 has product MEKDSYQQVSGQKYECVLFDVDDTLYPLSSGISAEITKNIAEYMVTKLGIDQTNVTEMALQLYKDYGTTMAGLRAIGYDFDYDDYHSFVHGRLPYEMLKPDPVLRNLLHSLPIRKVIFSNGNEAHVAQVVSRLGLEDCFDGVICFETLNPTHNSSEPNDDDVSEIPKTPVICKPFEEAFEKAFKIAGMNPEKTLFFDDSIRNLKTAKSTGLHTIWVGSSHQTTGVDHALESIHNMREALPELWEAIGASDVCSTEKAAIETPVRA; this is encoded by the exons ATGGAAAAAGATAGCTACCAGCAAGTATCAGGGCAAAAATATGAATGCGTTCTGTTTG ATGTTGATGATACCCTTTATCCTCTAAGCTCTGGGATTTCTGCAGAAATAACAAAAAACATTGCTG AGTATATGGTCACAAAGCTTGGCATAGATCAGACCAATGTTACTGAAATGGCATTGCAACTATACAAGGATTACGGAACAACAATGGCTGGTTTGAGG GCCATTGGTTACGACTTTGACTATGATGACTATCATAG TTTTGTACATGGACGATTACCTTATGAGATGTTAAAGCCTGATCCAGTCTTAAGGAACCTTCTGCACAGCTTGCCGATTCGCAAAGTG ATATTCTCAAATGGAAATGAAGCCCATGTCGCTCAGGTAGTTAGTAGACTTGGATTAGAGGACTGCTTTGACGGAGTCATTTGTTTTGAGACTTTAAATCCTACTCACAATAGCAGTGAACCAAATGATGATGATG TTTCAGAAATCCCAAAGACTCCAGTTATCTGCAAACCATTTGAGGAGGCCTTTGAGAAGGCTTTTAAGATAGCTGGGATGAACCCTGAGAAGACT TTGTTCTTTGATGATTCTATTCGTAATCTTAAGACTGCAAAGAGTACAGGGCTCCATACCATTTGG GTCGGATCCTCTCACCAAACAACTGGAGTAGATCATGCACTTGAAAGCATCCACAATATGAGAGAGGCATTGCCTGAGCTATGGGAAGCAATTGGAGCATCAGATGTTTGCTCCACTGAAAAAGCTGCAATTGAAACTCCAGTTAGAGCTTAA
- the LOC113709983 gene encoding laccase-3-like, whose protein sequence is MQGQSSGVMKPWSNALFLIILALLGFAISFANAETRYHDFVVEAKPVKRLCRTHNIITVNKKFPGPTLTVRNGDTLVIKALNRARYNVTLHWHGIRQMRTPWADGPEYVTQCPIQPGATYTYRFTIEDQEGTLWWHAHSKWLRATVYGALVILPKLGSPYPFPKPRHEVPIILGEWWDRDIISVLRQALFTGAAPNVSDAYTINGQPGDLYRCSSKGTFKVSVNSGDRVLLRVINAALNQQLFFTIANHQLTVVGADAIYHKPFATRVIMLGPGQTTDVLLTANQRPARYYMAARAYASARGAPFDNTTTTAILEYNTARGGSSSTSRPLLPRLPAFNDTATATAFENGLRSIPSEAAKVPTKIDHSLFFTVGLGFVNCNPGPRCQGPNNTRFAASMNNVSFVLPRRTSLLQAYYNNIPGIFTTDFPPVPPLQFNYTGNVPRSLWQPRFGTKLYKLKYGSTVQIVLQDTGIFSTEDHPIHLHGYHFFVVGQGFGNFNPRKDPARFNLVDPPARNTIDVPVGGWAVIRFVADNPGVWLFHCHIDAHLTWGLAMSFLVENGIGELQTVEPPPADLPRC, encoded by the exons ATGCAGGGTCAAAGTAGTGGTGTGATGAAGCCATGGTCCAATGCCCTATTCCTAATCATTCTAGCCTTACTTGGCTTTGCAATTTCATTTGCAAATGCAGAAACTCGCTACCATGACTTTGTT GTTGAAGCAAAGCCAGTGAAGAGGCTGTGCAGAACTCATAACATAATTACAGTGAATAAGAAATTCCCAGGACCAACTCTGACCGTACGAAATGGAGATACTCTCGTTATCAAAGCCCTAAATAGAGCTCGTTACAATGTCACTCTCCACTG GCATGGGATTCGCCAAATGCGAACGCCGTGGGCAGATGGTCCAGAATATGTTACCCAGTGCCCAATCCAGCCAGGAGCAACTTACACATACCGATTCACCATTGAAGATCAAGAGGGCACGTTGTGGTGGCACGCTCACAGCAAATGGCTCAGAGCTACTGTCTATGGAGCCCTTGTGATCCTTCCTAAACTGGGATCCCCATATCCTTTTCCCAAGCCCAGGCATGAAGTCCCTATTATTCTTG GAGAATGGTGGGACAGAGACATCATCAGTGTTTTAAGACAAGCTCTTTTCACTGGGGCTGCTCCAAACGTTTCTGATGCTTATACCATCAATGGTCAACCCGGTGACCTATATAGATGCTCCAGTAAAG GTACTTTCAAAGTCTCGGTGAACTCTGGGGATAGAGTTCTTCTCAGAGTCATCAATGCTGCACTCAATCAACAACTCTTCTTCACCATTGCCAACCACCAGCTAACGGTTGTCGGAGCCGATGCAATTTACCACAAGCCTTTTGCAACCAGAGTCATCATGCTAGGGCCAGGGCAGACGACGGATGTCCTTCTTACCGCCAATCAACGGCCAGCAAGGTACTACATGGCTGCGCGTGCTTATGCATCAGCACGAGGTGCCCCGTTTGACAACACCACCACCACTGCTATTCTTGAATACAACACAGCGAGAGGAGGATCGTCCTCCACCTCAAGACCTCTGTTGCCTCGACTCCCAGCCTTCAACGATACGGCCACTGCGACTGCATTTGAAAACGGATTAAGGAGCATCCCTTCCGAGGCTGCTAAAGTTCCCACAAAGATTGATCACAGCCTATTTTTCACTGTGGGATTAGGCTTTGTAAACTGCAATCCTGGACCTAGATGCCAAGGACCAAACAATACAAGATTCGCAGCCAGCATGAACAATGTATCGTTCGTGCTCCCTAGGAGGACTTCCTTACTCCAAGCCTATTATAACAACATACCTGGAATCTTCACCACCGACTTCCCTCCGGTTCCACCATTGCAATTCAATTACACAGGCAATGTACCGCGCTCACTGTGGCAACCTCGGTTTGGTACAAAGCTGTACAAGCTGAAATATGGTTCTACCGTACAAATTGTGTTACAAGATACTGGCATATTCTCGACGGAGGACCACCCTATTCATCTTCATGGGTACCATTTTTTTGTCGTGGGACAGGGCTTTGGAAACTTCAATCCTCGGAAGGATCCTGCAAGATTTAACTTAGTTGATCCCCCTGCCAGGAATACAATTGATGTCCCAGTGGGTGGATGGGCAGTGATTCGTTTTGTGGCTGATAATCCAG gtgtTTGGCTATTTCACTGTCACATAGATGCCCATTTGACTTGGGGATTGGCTATGTCATTCCTGGTTGAAAATGGAATAGGAGAATTGCAGACCGTAGAGCCGCCTCCAGCTGATCTTCCCCGATGCTAG
- the LOC113709999 gene encoding uncharacterized protein C24B11.05 isoform X1 yields MQRLGLLKIFGFEMEKDSYQQVSGQKYECVLFDVDDTLYPLSSGISAEITKNIAVICLFCGCLSQEYMVTKLGIDQTNVTEMALQLYKDYGTTMAGLRAIGYDFDYDDYHSFVHGRLPYEMLKPDPVLRNLLHSLPIRKVIFSNGNEAHVAQVVSRLGLEDCFDGVICFETLNPTHNSSEPNDDDVSEIPKTPVICKPFEEAFEKAFKIAGMNPEKTLFFDDSIRNLKTAKSTGLHTIWVGSSHQTTGVDHALESIHNMREALPELWEAIGASDVCSTEKAAIETPVRA; encoded by the exons ATGCAGAGATTGGG attgttgaaaatttttgggttcgaAATGGAAAAAGATAGCTACCAGCAAGTATCAGGGCAAAAATATGAATGCGTTCTGTTTG ATGTTGATGATACCCTTTATCCTCTAAGCTCTGGGATTTCTGCAGAAATAACAAAAAACATTGCTG TAATTTGCCTCTTCTGTGGATGTCTTTCTCAAGAGTATATGGTCACAAAGCTTGGCATAGATCAGACCAATGTTACTGAAATGGCATTGCAACTATACAAGGATTACGGAACAACAATGGCTGGTTTGAGG GCCATTGGTTACGACTTTGACTATGATGACTATCATAG TTTTGTACATGGACGATTACCTTATGAGATGTTAAAGCCTGATCCAGTCTTAAGGAACCTTCTGCACAGCTTGCCGATTCGCAAAGTG ATATTCTCAAATGGAAATGAAGCCCATGTCGCTCAGGTAGTTAGTAGACTTGGATTAGAGGACTGCTTTGACGGAGTCATTTGTTTTGAGACTTTAAATCCTACTCACAATAGCAGTGAACCAAATGATGATGATG TTTCAGAAATCCCAAAGACTCCAGTTATCTGCAAACCATTTGAGGAGGCCTTTGAGAAGGCTTTTAAGATAGCTGGGATGAACCCTGAGAAGACT TTGTTCTTTGATGATTCTATTCGTAATCTTAAGACTGCAAAGAGTACAGGGCTCCATACCATTTGG GTCGGATCCTCTCACCAAACAACTGGAGTAGATCATGCACTTGAAAGCATCCACAATATGAGAGAGGCATTGCCTGAGCTATGGGAAGCAATTGGAGCATCAGATGTTTGCTCCACTGAAAAAGCTGCAATTGAAACTCCAGTTAGAGCTTAA